A stretch of Flavobacterium sp. N2270 DNA encodes these proteins:
- a CDS encoding DUF1456 family protein — protein sequence MTNNDIFKKLRVALQLRDDQIVEILELVDFRVSKGELGNIFRKEDHKDYMECGDQLLRNFLNGLVIHLRGTKENPKNPTEVIKSHKPKVATSDFKAKKPEFKSDKKAPTSGDKKPFEKKKNFKNTPKKIQVVEKVKFKNGKPNQKDS from the coding sequence ATGACAAATAACGATATTTTTAAGAAATTAAGAGTTGCATTACAGCTTCGTGACGACCAAATTGTAGAAATTTTAGAATTGGTAGATTTTAGAGTTTCTAAAGGCGAATTGGGTAACATATTCAGAAAAGAAGATCACAAAGATTATATGGAATGTGGCGACCAATTGTTGCGCAATTTCTTAAACGGTTTAGTTATTCATTTAAGAGGAACAAAGGAAAATCCTAAAAACCCAACTGAAGTTATTAAAAGTCATAAACCAAAAGTTGCTACATCTGATTTTAAAGCTAAAAAGCCAGAATTCAAGTCAGATAAAAAAGCACCAACTTCTGGAGATAAAAAACCGTTTGAAAAAAAGAAAAACTTTAAAAATACACCTAAGAAAATTCAGGTGGTTGAAAAAGTAAAGTTTAAAAATGGTAAACCAAACCAAAAAGACAGCTAG
- a CDS encoding TerB family tellurite resistance protein — protein sequence MDSYQEKIGLLQEMIGFALVDGELHDREYDFIEMVAHELEIDKETLLKLYEKKTEKVVIKDEFHRICQFYRLALLMYCDGVLHEREQIKINEIGINMGLNPYAMKRVLKLMENSPNLMVDGDMLLSVFSEQHN from the coding sequence ATGGACAGTTATCAGGAAAAAATAGGCTTATTACAAGAAATGATTGGTTTTGCATTAGTAGATGGAGAATTGCATGATCGTGAATATGATTTTATTGAAATGGTAGCTCATGAACTTGAAATAGATAAAGAAACACTTTTGAAATTATATGAAAAGAAAACCGAAAAAGTAGTGATTAAAGATGAATTTCATAGAATTTGTCAGTTTTATCGTTTGGCTTTGTTGATGTATTGTGATGGTGTTTTACACGAAAGAGAACAAATTAAAATTAATGAAATTGGTATTAACATGGGATTAAACCCTTATGCTATGAAGCGTGTTTTAAAATTGATGGAAAATTCTCCAAACCTTATGGTTGATGGAGATATGTTACTTTCCGTTTTTAGTGAACAGCATAATTAG
- a CDS encoding alpha/beta hydrolase: MKLKLYIFFLVAITFSSCNAQLPTKHIFYLHGRIIEQQGKNAVSEQFGKYELDSIIAALKVENGIVHAEIRNSNVDYKLYAIKVSKQIDELIKSGVEAKNITVIGASKGAIIACNISSLNTNAINYVFLAGNNDYQEMNNEWKFHGKVLCIYDSSDDIAGKNYDYWKAKDNFTTKFEQIELKTNLGHGFIYKPLSVWMEPTKKWIFEQRLLTN; the protein is encoded by the coding sequence ATGAAATTAAAACTTTACATATTCTTTTTAGTTGCAATTACTTTCAGTAGTTGTAATGCTCAATTGCCTACAAAGCACATCTTTTATTTACATGGAAGAATTATTGAACAGCAAGGTAAAAATGCCGTTAGTGAACAATTTGGCAAATACGAATTAGATAGTATTATTGCTGCTTTAAAAGTTGAAAATGGAATTGTTCACGCTGAAATTAGAAATAGTAATGTAGATTATAAGCTTTATGCTATTAAAGTTTCCAAACAAATTGATGAACTTATAAAAAGCGGTGTTGAAGCAAAAAATATAACAGTAATTGGAGCTTCAAAAGGTGCTATTATTGCTTGTAATATTTCTAGTTTAAATACGAATGCGATTAATTATGTTTTCCTTGCCGGAAATAACGATTACCAAGAAATGAACAACGAATGGAAATTTCACGGGAAAGTTTTATGTATTTATGATTCATCTGATGATATTGCAGGAAAAAACTACGATTATTGGAAAGCCAAAGATAATTTTACTACTAAATTTGAACAGATTGAATTGAAGACAAATTTAGGTCACGGTTTCATATACAAACCTTTGAGCGTTTGGATGGAACCAACGAAGAAATGGATTTTTGAGCAGCGTTTATTAACTAATTAA
- a CDS encoding DMP19 family protein, with the protein MKNINEILTLTDEIEIIEAVGTIIWDKKQEADELSEGETNFILIDIFEGAINEGGFLHFFSNEVGDYAREVLEAYKKIGAPKTANIIAKAIGLFGINNFHDELEKRKNAIAKLDENALSGWEDLEEIFFEDEQEEDVVTLIVEYIRNNTSDFNYV; encoded by the coding sequence ATGAAAAACATAAACGAAATACTTACCCTTACTGACGAAATTGAAATTATTGAAGCTGTTGGAACAATCATTTGGGATAAAAAACAAGAAGCGGACGAATTATCTGAAGGTGAAACAAATTTTATACTTATTGATATTTTTGAAGGCGCAATAAACGAAGGCGGATTTCTTCATTTTTTTAGCAATGAAGTGGGCGATTATGCCAGAGAAGTATTAGAAGCATATAAGAAAATTGGCGCTCCAAAAACCGCAAACATTATTGCAAAAGCAATTGGTTTATTCGGAATTAATAATTTCCATGATGAATTGGAAAAGAGAAAAAATGCCATTGCAAAACTAGATGAAAATGCACTTTCGGGTTGGGAAGATTTAGAAGAAATTTTCTTTGAAGACGAACAAGAAGAAGATGTGGTAACGCTAATTGTAGAATACATTAGAAATAATACATCTGATTTTAATTATGTTTAA
- a CDS encoding YciI family protein, whose amino-acid sequence MKKLHILFIILFGITASFAQDVNPNYDAELAKKLNADDYGMKQYVFVILKTGTNTTTDKEFTSECFTSHMANINKLVKEKKLIVAGPMFKNDDNIRGIFILDVKTFEEANLLLENDKAIKEKILKAELYNWYGSAALSEYLESSDKIWKINP is encoded by the coding sequence ATGAAAAAACTACATATACTATTCATTATTTTATTCGGCATAACAGCTTCATTTGCTCAAGATGTTAATCCAAATTATGATGCTGAATTAGCAAAAAAACTAAATGCTGATGATTACGGAATGAAACAATATGTTTTTGTAATTCTAAAAACAGGAACAAATACAACAACTGATAAGGAATTTACATCTGAATGTTTTACAAGTCATATGGCTAATATTAACAAATTAGTAAAAGAAAAAAAACTAATTGTTGCTGGACCAATGTTTAAAAACGACGATAATATAAGAGGAATTTTTATTCTTGATGTAAAAACATTTGAAGAAGCCAATTTGTTATTAGAAAACGACAAAGCCATAAAAGAAAAAATATTAAAAGCTGAATTATACAACTGGTATGGTTCTGCTGCCTTATCAGAATATTTAGAATCATCAGATAAAATCTGGAAAATAAATCCTTAA
- the uvrB gene encoding excinuclease ABC subunit UvrB: MKFQVVSEYKPTGDQPQAIEKLAKGIVDGDQFQTLLGVTGSGKTFTVANVIQEVQKPTLVLAHNKTLAAQLYSEFKQFFPNNAVEYFVSYYDYYQPEAFIPVTGTYIEKDLSINEELEKMRLSTTSSLLSGRRDILVVASVSCLYGIGNPVEFQKNVVTVEKNQQISRTKLLHRLVQSLYARTEAEFTPGTFRIKGDTVEIFPSYADDPFRVHFFGDEIEEIESFDARDAKVIEKYDKLNIYPANMFVTSPDVLQNAIWQIQQDMVKQVEYFREIGKHLEAKRLEERTNFDLEMIRELGYCSGIENYSRYLDGREPGTRPFCLLDYFPDDFLMVVDESHVTISQVHAMYGGDRSRKENLVEYGFRLPAAMDNRPLKFEEFEALQNQVIYVSATPADYELEKSEGIYVEQVIRPTGLLDPIIEIRPSENQIDDLIEEIQQRCEKDERTLVTTLTKRMAEELTKYLTKVAIRCRYIHSDVDTLERVEIMQDLRKGIFDVLIGVNLLREGLDLPEVSLVAILDADKEGFLRSHRSLTQTVGRAARNVNGKAIMYADKITKSMQKTIDETTYRREKQMAYNAKHGLEPKALNKSLGNALSGNSVSTQYYDNLEYKAAEPESEYLTKPEIEKKIREKRKAMEKAAKELDFMQAAKFRDEIKALQERI; this comes from the coding sequence ATGAAATTTCAAGTAGTATCAGAATATAAACCAACCGGCGATCAACCCCAAGCAATTGAAAAATTAGCAAAAGGAATTGTCGATGGTGACCAGTTTCAAACTTTATTAGGGGTTACGGGTTCTGGTAAAACATTTACGGTTGCCAATGTAATTCAAGAAGTACAAAAACCTACTTTGGTTTTAGCGCATAATAAAACATTGGCTGCACAGTTATATTCTGAATTTAAACAGTTTTTCCCAAACAATGCGGTAGAATATTTTGTTTCTTACTATGATTATTATCAACCCGAAGCATTTATTCCTGTTACAGGAACGTATATTGAAAAAGATTTATCTATCAATGAAGAATTAGAGAAAATGCGTTTAAGCACAACTTCTTCGCTTCTATCAGGTCGTAGGGATATTTTGGTGGTTGCTTCAGTTTCTTGTTTATACGGTATTGGAAATCCGGTTGAGTTTCAAAAAAATGTGGTTACGGTTGAAAAAAACCAACAAATTTCACGAACCAAATTACTACATCGTTTAGTACAAAGTTTATACGCTAGAACTGAAGCAGAGTTTACTCCAGGAACATTCCGAATTAAAGGCGACACGGTTGAAATTTTTCCAAGTTATGCCGATGACCCATTCAGAGTACATTTTTTTGGTGATGAAATTGAAGAAATAGAATCTTTTGATGCTCGTGATGCAAAAGTGATTGAAAAATACGACAAACTGAATATTTACCCTGCGAACATGTTTGTTACTTCGCCTGATGTCTTACAAAATGCCATTTGGCAAATTCAGCAAGACATGGTGAAGCAAGTGGAATATTTCAGAGAAATTGGAAAACATTTAGAAGCAAAACGATTAGAAGAACGAACCAATTTCGATTTAGAAATGATTCGCGAATTAGGTTATTGTTCAGGAATTGAAAATTACTCGCGTTACCTTGACGGAAGAGAACCTGGAACACGACCTTTCTGTTTATTAGATTATTTTCCTGATGATTTTTTAATGGTGGTCGATGAAAGTCACGTAACTATTTCTCAAGTGCATGCAATGTATGGTGGTGACAGAAGTCGTAAAGAAAATTTAGTTGAATACGGTTTTCGTTTGCCAGCAGCAATGGACAATCGTCCGTTGAAGTTTGAAGAATTTGAAGCCTTACAAAACCAAGTCATTTATGTCTCTGCAACTCCAGCAGATTATGAATTAGAAAAAAGTGAAGGAATTTATGTAGAGCAAGTCATTCGTCCAACAGGTTTATTGGATCCAATTATTGAAATTCGCCCAAGTGAAAATCAAATTGACGATTTAATTGAAGAAATTCAACAACGATGTGAAAAAGACGAACGTACATTGGTAACAACCTTAACCAAGCGAATGGCGGAAGAATTGACTAAATATTTAACTAAAGTAGCTATTCGTTGTCGTTATATTCATTCTGATGTTGATACTTTGGAACGCGTAGAAATCATGCAAGATTTACGAAAAGGTATTTTTGATGTTTTAATTGGTGTTAACTTACTTCGTGAAGGTTTAGATTTACCTGAAGTTTCGCTTGTTGCTATTTTAGATGCGGATAAAGAAGGTTTCCTTCGTAGCCATCGTTCGTTGACGCAAACGGTGGGTCGTGCAGCACGAAACGTAAACGGAAAAGCCATTATGTATGCGGATAAGATTACCAAAAGTATGCAGAAAACAATTGACGAAACTACATATCGTAGGGAAAAACAAATGGCTTATAATGCAAAGCACGGATTAGAACCAAAAGCTTTGAATAAAAGTTTAGGAAACGCTTTAAGTGGAAATTCGGTTTCTACGCAATATTATGATAATTTAGAATACAAAGCAGCTGAACCCGAAAGCGAATACTTAACCAAACCTGAAATTGAAAAGAAAATTCGTGAAAAACGAAAAGCAATGGAAAAAGCAGCAAAAGAACTCGACTTTATGCAAGCGGCAAAATTTAGAGATGAAATAAAAGCATTACAAGAAAGAATTTAA
- a CDS encoding M20/M25/M40 family metallo-hydrolase, translated as MKTIKILFFSLFLFANYANSQTFIQAYADIANQVSQANVTADLTEFEALGVKRRGTTALDNTLNWLKNKYTSYGYTAGQMTEDSFTNGSFTCKNLIVTKIGTVYPNKYVIICGHYDSVVGTGTNDNGSGVACILEAARLLQNVPTEYSIKFINFSGEEDGLIGSQHYVSSVVNGTNPKLDIKLVFNLDEVGGVAGMTNNTITCERDTSSPTTNNALSTTYTNELITCVGLYSPLNTFLSYAYASDYMPFQSNNEIITGFFETNETSHKHSATDLLVNMDPVYNYNVAKATTGAMLHFAVASTALSENSYNEDFQVSFFPNPASDFLNINFGTLNDSNYTFSIVDINGKKVLERKINNPSLLEKIDISQFQSGVYLVALETNSKVIRRKIVIQ; from the coding sequence ATGAAAACCATAAAAATACTTTTTTTTAGTTTGTTCTTATTTGCAAATTATGCTAATTCTCAAACTTTTATTCAAGCTTATGCTGATATTGCAAACCAAGTATCTCAAGCAAATGTTACAGCCGATTTAACAGAGTTTGAAGCTTTAGGTGTTAAACGTAGAGGAACTACTGCTTTAGATAATACTTTAAATTGGCTGAAAAACAAGTATACTTCTTATGGATATACAGCAGGGCAAATGACTGAAGATTCTTTTACAAATGGCTCTTTTACTTGTAAAAATTTAATTGTTACTAAGATAGGAACTGTTTATCCTAATAAATACGTTATCATTTGCGGACATTATGATTCTGTTGTTGGAACAGGGACTAATGATAATGGGAGTGGAGTAGCTTGTATTTTAGAGGCGGCTCGTTTACTTCAAAATGTTCCAACAGAATATTCTATAAAATTCATTAATTTTAGTGGAGAAGAAGATGGATTAATTGGTAGTCAACATTATGTGAGTTCGGTTGTAAATGGAACAAACCCTAAATTAGATATAAAATTGGTTTTTAACCTTGATGAAGTTGGAGGTGTTGCAGGAATGACTAATAATACCATTACTTGTGAACGAGATACGTCATCTCCAACAACAAATAATGCATTATCAACTACTTATACTAATGAATTGATAACATGTGTTGGTTTATATTCTCCTTTAAATACATTTTTATCTTATGCTTATGCATCAGATTATATGCCGTTTCAATCGAATAATGAAATCATTACTGGTTTTTTTGAAACGAACGAAACATCACATAAACATTCAGCAACCGATTTGTTAGTAAATATGGATCCGGTTTATAATTATAATGTTGCTAAGGCAACTACCGGAGCAATGTTGCATTTTGCAGTTGCATCAACTGCATTAAGTGAAAATAGTTATAATGAAGATTTTCAAGTTAGTTTTTTTCCAAATCCAGCAAGTGATTTTTTAAATATCAACTTTGGTACCTTAAATGATTCTAATTATACTTTTAGTATTGTTGATATTAATGGAAAAAAAGTTTTAGAAAGAAAAATAAACAATCCTAGTTTATTAGAAAAAATAGATATAAGCCAATTTCAATCGGGTGTTTATTTAGTTGCTTTAGAAACTAATAGTAAAGTGATTAGAAGAAAAATTGTTATACAGTAA
- a CDS encoding thiamine diphosphokinase has translation MSSHHIVRDDQEPALIIANGAACNEELLGQLLEWSPLVIVLDSAIERVLELGIKIDVLLGDFDRGFDAEYYKESQYPIEIVHTPNQDKTDLEKAFEYLIEKGHKAANVIWATGKRADHTITNITNIVRFRENLKIVILDDHSKIFLLPNKFEKWYTKDSIISLIPIGEVSGIHSKNLFYPLQNDTLSIGIRTGSSNHVTEDGIVTIEHSKGNLLLMECWD, from the coding sequence ATGTCATCACACCATATTGTTCGAGACGATCAAGAACCGGCTTTAATTATAGCTAATGGAGCTGCTTGTAATGAAGAACTTTTAGGCCAACTATTAGAATGGTCTCCACTTGTAATCGTTTTAGATTCGGCCATTGAACGTGTTTTAGAATTGGGAATAAAAATAGATGTTCTTTTAGGTGATTTCGACAGAGGTTTTGATGCCGAATATTATAAAGAAAGTCAATATCCTATTGAAATCGTACACACGCCAAACCAGGACAAAACCGATTTAGAAAAAGCATTTGAATATTTAATTGAAAAAGGACATAAAGCAGCAAATGTAATTTGGGCAACCGGAAAACGTGCCGATCATACCATAACGAATATTACCAATATTGTTCGATTTAGAGAAAATCTTAAAATTGTAATTTTAGACGATCATTCTAAGATATTTTTGTTGCCAAATAAGTTCGAAAAATGGTATACAAAAGATTCGATTATATCACTAATTCCTATTGGAGAAGTAAGCGGAATTCATTCTAAAAACTTGTTTTATCCTTTACAAAATGATACTTTATCTATTGGTATTAGAACCGGTAGCAGTAATCATGTTACCGAAGATGGTATTGTTACCATCGAACATTCAAAAGGTAATTTATTACTTATGGAATGTTGGGATTAA
- a CDS encoding DUF4249 domain-containing protein: MMKIILKTTLLIISIVLSSIGLISCEDVVDVDLNTAAPKLVIDASIKWQKGTLGDEQTIKLSTTTGYFENTIPTVSGAIVFITDSNLIQYDFNEDIGTGNYICTNFNPVLNETYVLTVIHDGQTYLATENLIPSPTIDSVEQNDEGGFTGDEIEVKFFFQDDGLVDNFYLIQFNPSFLNLPEYDVVDDEFFQGNQMFGLYFNEDLEAADDLTFTLHGISERYYNYMNVLLGVAGNSGGPFQAPPATVRGNIVNQTNFDNYALGFFRLSEIDTMTYTVQ; the protein is encoded by the coding sequence ATGATGAAAATTATATTAAAAACAACGCTACTTATAATCTCAATAGTACTATCATCAATTGGTTTAATTTCTTGTGAGGATGTTGTGGATGTAGATTTAAATACAGCTGCCCCAAAACTTGTAATTGACGCATCAATAAAGTGGCAAAAAGGAACTTTGGGTGACGAACAAACTATTAAACTATCAACCACAACAGGTTATTTTGAAAACACAATTCCTACAGTTTCGGGTGCAATAGTTTTTATTACAGATAGTAATTTAATACAATATGATTTTAACGAAGATATTGGAACCGGAAACTACATTTGTACTAATTTTAATCCGGTTTTAAATGAAACTTATGTTTTAACTGTTATTCATGACGGACAAACGTATTTAGCTACTGAAAACTTAATACCATCACCAACAATAGATTCTGTTGAACAAAATGACGAAGGTGGCTTTACTGGCGATGAAATTGAAGTTAAATTCTTTTTTCAGGACGATGGATTAGTAGATAATTTCTACCTTATCCAATTTAATCCTTCATTTTTAAACCTTCCTGAATATGATGTGGTTGATGATGAATTCTTTCAAGGAAATCAAATGTTTGGGCTTTATTTTAACGAAGATTTAGAAGCCGCTGATGATTTAACTTTTACACTTCATGGTATTTCTGAACGATATTATAACTATATGAACGTATTACTTGGTGTTGCAGGAAACAGCGGTGGCCCATTCCAAGCGCCACCAGCAACTGTAAGAGGAAACATCGTTAATCAAACTAATTTTGACAATTATGCACTTGGGTTCTTTAGATTGTCAGAAATAGATACGATGACGTATACAGTTCAATAA
- a CDS encoding TonB-dependent receptor translates to MNKIIKYLYIIAFSFFINFSYSQEKFTISGSISDTKNNETLFGVTVYIKNLETGTSTNEYGFYSLTLPKGTYQITVSYLGFSEITEEIILNSNLKKNYKLTEESLQLNEIVVTDKPNKLNIKKAEFSTNKLAISTIKKMPAILGEVDIIKSILTLPGVTNAGEGQSGFNVRGGAADQNLILLDEATIYNSSHLFGFFSVFNADAIKDLKLYKGGIPARYGGRVASVLDIYQKEGNSNNFNLSGGIGLISSRLLAEGPIVKDKASFLVAGRSSYAHLFLKLTDNKNSAYFYDLNTKLSYNINDNNSLYFSGYFGRDVFSLNNSFVNTYGNSVLNLRWNHLFSDKLFSNASLIYSDYYYGLKLDFIGFNWDSGIKNYNFKYDFKYYLNDKTKLNFGLNTVYYDFNPGKIEPTDSSSGINPDQLDKKYAFEPAVYIDIEQTLSEKISVNYGLRYSSFYRLGKQEINTYLNNEAVTFNQELQIYEKATPTGTKSYGRNETIASFGNFEPRVAISYAINDDVAIKASYNRMSQYLHLISNTQSPTPLDVWAPSDNYLKPQLLDQYAIGYFKNFKNGKYTLEVESFYKEIQNRLDYIDGADLIANEAIEQVVLNGKARAYGLEILAKKNEGKLNGWVSYTLSRSEQQTPGRNANETGINNGEWYKTGWDKLHNLSVTGMYQLNEKWSFGSIFSLQSGQPVTYPNGQYVYQDISVPSYGLRNENRLPTYHRLDISATLVPNKNKNRKWYGEWVFSIYNVYSRKNATSISFRQNQDSGNNEAVRLSIFGIVPSATYNFKF, encoded by the coding sequence ATGAATAAAATTATTAAATATCTTTATATAATTGCCTTCTCATTTTTTATAAATTTTTCTTATTCTCAAGAAAAGTTTACAATTAGCGGCTCTATTTCTGATACAAAAAATAACGAAACACTTTTTGGAGTTACGGTTTATATAAAAAATTTAGAAACAGGAACATCTACAAATGAATATGGATTTTATTCGTTAACTCTTCCTAAAGGAACATATCAAATTACGGTTAGTTATTTAGGATTTTCTGAAATTACAGAAGAAATTATTCTAAATTCAAATTTAAAGAAAAATTATAAACTAACTGAAGAAAGTTTACAGTTAAACGAAATCGTAGTTACTGATAAACCAAACAAATTGAACATAAAAAAAGCAGAATTTAGCACCAACAAACTTGCAATTTCGACCATAAAAAAAATGCCCGCAATTCTTGGAGAAGTTGACATCATAAAATCAATTTTAACTTTACCTGGCGTTACAAATGCAGGTGAAGGTCAGTCAGGATTTAACGTGAGAGGTGGCGCGGCAGATCAAAATTTAATTTTATTAGATGAAGCTACTATTTACAATTCTTCGCATTTATTTGGTTTCTTTTCTGTTTTTAATGCTGATGCCATTAAAGATTTGAAATTATATAAAGGAGGTATTCCTGCTCGTTATGGAGGAAGGGTAGCTTCAGTATTAGACATTTATCAAAAAGAAGGAAATAGTAATAATTTTAATCTAAGTGGTGGAATTGGATTAATTTCTTCAAGATTATTAGCCGAAGGACCAATTGTAAAAGACAAAGCTTCCTTTTTAGTTGCCGGAAGAAGCTCTTACGCACACTTATTTTTAAAACTTACTGACAATAAGAACTCCGCTTATTTTTATGACTTAAATACTAAACTGAGCTATAATATAAATGATAATAATAGTTTATATTTTTCAGGGTATTTTGGCAGAGACGTATTTAGCTTAAATAATAGTTTTGTAAACACTTATGGAAATAGTGTTTTAAACTTACGTTGGAATCATCTTTTTTCAGATAAATTATTTTCAAATGCTTCACTAATTTACAGCGATTATTATTACGGATTAAAATTAGACTTTATTGGTTTCAATTGGGATAGCGGTATTAAAAATTATAACTTTAAATATGATTTTAAGTATTATTTAAACGATAAAACTAAGTTGAATTTTGGATTAAACACTGTTTACTATGACTTTAATCCTGGAAAAATTGAACCAACAGACTCGTCATCAGGAATAAATCCAGATCAATTGGATAAAAAATATGCTTTTGAACCAGCCGTCTATATTGATATTGAACAAACATTAAGCGAAAAAATTTCCGTAAACTACGGACTAAGATACAGTTCGTTTTACCGTTTAGGAAAACAAGAAATCAACACCTATTTAAACAATGAAGCTGTAACATTTAATCAGGAATTACAAATTTATGAGAAAGCAACTCCTACCGGAACTAAATCATATGGCAGAAACGAAACCATAGCTAGTTTTGGTAATTTTGAACCAAGAGTTGCAATCTCATATGCTATAAATGATGATGTCGCAATTAAAGCCAGTTATAATAGAATGTCGCAATATCTTCATCTTATTTCAAACACGCAATCTCCTACTCCTCTTGATGTTTGGGCTCCAAGTGACAACTATTTAAAACCGCAACTTTTAGATCAATATGCCATTGGTTATTTCAAAAACTTTAAAAATGGAAAATACACACTTGAGGTTGAATCTTTTTACAAAGAAATTCAAAATAGATTAGATTATATTGACGGTGCTGATTTAATTGCAAATGAAGCAATTGAACAAGTCGTTTTAAATGGAAAAGCTAGAGCCTATGGTTTAGAAATTTTAGCCAAAAAAAATGAAGGAAAATTAAACGGCTGGGTTTCTTACACTCTTTCAAGGTCTGAACAACAAACCCCAGGAAGAAATGCCAACGAAACCGGAATTAATAACGGCGAATGGTACAAAACCGGTTGGGACAAATTACATAATCTTTCTGTTACCGGAATGTATCAATTGAATGAAAAATGGAGTTTTGGTTCTATTTTTTCACTGCAAAGCGGACAACCTGTAACTTATCCAAACGGTCAATATGTATATCAAGATATTTCTGTGCCAAGTTATGGATTAAGAAACGAGAACAGACTACCCACCTATCATAGACTTGATATTTCTGCCACTTTAGTTCCTAATAAAAATAAGAATAGAAAATGGTATGGTGAATGGGTTTTTAGTATTTATAATGTTTATAGCCGAAAAAATGCAACATCTATCAGTTTTAGACAAAACCAAGATTCTGGTAATAATGAAGCTGTAAGATTATCTATTTTTGGAATAGTTCCTAGCGCAACTTATAATTTTAAATTTTAG